AAAGGTTCACTATCTTAGCGATTATGTCCTGACAAGATTAGATGAAATTAACACCTATAATATCGAACATCATATCAATAGGGAGAGCAAAGTGAACGGGCGACAACTAACGAATATCGGGGTGTTCCGGGAATATGTCCAAGAATATCTTCGCAATCATCCCAAAATTCATAAGGATATGACGCTCATTGTCAGGCAGTTAGCACCAGGAGACAGCGGACTGCCTTTAGAAATTTATGCGTTCAGCAATGAGACTACCTGGGGTGTGTATGAGTCCGTCCAGTCGGATATCTTTGATCACATTTTTGCGATTATCCCTCTGTTTGGACTTCGCGTTTTCCAGAACCCTACGGGCCAGGATATTGTTAATTTAAAAGAGAGAAAAGAGTATTCGGCGGGATATTGAGGACATGACATATGGAAAATTACAAACAGGCCCTTTGGGGTCTTTTTTTATTTAAAACTTTTATTGATTGCAGTTGTTTATATGCTAATCCGTATACTCATAATGTTAATGGCATAGATAAACTTATCATAAATGGTTAGCGATAATCATAAATTAATAATTAGTGATATTGATAAATCGTAAATTTAGCGTTAGAATGGGGGAATAAAGGAGATGAACCTTATGAGTAAAGTTCTTTTCGATCTTACCCAACAACAAATTAATATAGGCTATAAAGAACAGAATGAAGGGATTCTTGAAAAGGAAACTGAATTTCTCTTCAATATGATTTATAAAACGTTCTTGGTTGCTTTTTCAGACAAGGTTGCTGCAATTAAAATGGATATGCAAACTTTGAGTTTAACGCCCAGCTATCTCTTTTCTGAAGAACATAAAGGCAATTTAATTAAGTGGCTTAGTCGCTTCTCACAAATGGAATTTCCTGCATCTGATTTGGAGTTTGGGAAATTGAAAATAGATTTTGAACATTGGTATATGCAACTAGGCGGAGAAAAGATTGAATTTGTTTTTGTTGAACACTATCTTTTGACACCATCTGAAGCAGCTGCTGCTTTAAATATTTCTACGGTCACATTGCAAAAATATATTAAACAAGGACTAGACTGTATTGATACGGAAAAGCATCGTAAAATTCCAAAGTATGCTATAGAACTTCTTAAAGATCCTATCTATGGTATACGTATGCAGATCCTTGCGCAGGAAAAGAAAAAAGGTAAGCAGTCAAAAGAGGAGCGGGCTAAAGAAATTGCTCTGGAGCTGATGGAGCTTCGACTAAAATATAAAGGTAAAACGTTTAAGGAAGCATTTGCAGACTACAATGGTGATGAAATGGATGATCCAACGGATTACCATCGGTGGTTAGACCTCGAAGAGGAATTAGCTGAAATTATGAAGCTCAGCGGAGGTGCAAATGACGCAAAGTAAGATTGAGCAATTAGCTAACAAAAAACTCTTACCCGCAAATCTATTTAATATTACAGCTCAATTCGGTCATTTGCTGGAGACTTATCCTAATGTTCCAGGGATTCAGGTATATATGGTAATTTCAAAAGGAATACAAATAAGTTAGATGTACTTTTTCCTTTAAAAGAACATCCTGTACACGGCATTACTGATTTACATGCGTTAGAATCATACGACGATGCTGGTTATGTTCGAAGATACACTTATAGCTGGAAAATTATCATTCCAAAGATGGGCATCAGTCTGCATCATATATCAGCTTGGGGCAACGACCCTCATGATTTGCCGGATACACCTGAAGAGTTCAAGGTAATTACCGAACCTCATCACCATCATCATATTCCTGGCAACCGGAGGCACAGAAAAGAGAATTGGGATGTGCATACTCTGGAAGAAGCGTTTAATTATATAGAGCCTTATATAGTTAATGGC
This genomic interval from Paenibacillus sp. FSL H8-0332 contains the following:
- a CDS encoding DNA-binding protein gives rise to the protein MSKVLFDLTQQQINIGYKEQNEGILEKETEFLFNMIYKTFLVAFSDKVAAIKMDMQTLSLTPSYLFSEEHKGNLIKWLSRFSQMEFPASDLEFGKLKIDFEHWYMQLGGEKIEFVFVEHYLLTPSEAAAALNISTVTLQKYIKQGLDCIDTEKHRKIPKYAIELLKDPIYGIRMQILAQEKKKGKQSKEERAKEIALELMELRLKYKGKTFKEAFADYNGDEMDDPTDYHRWLDLEEELAEIMKLSGGANDAK